The sequence aaaaGTTGGCTAGATAGAATTCCCCTAAACATTGGTGTTGCCTCAATTGAATGTTGTGTATCTGGTAACTTTTTCAAAGGATATCCAAAAGTTTCAATGATTAAAGGTCCTGATCTTTGTAAATGTCAAAATCGTTGTACTTGTATTCAATCACTTTTAGATAAGAAATATTATAGAcatattgatgatgataaaacaattgtaattatttatttatttattatttatataaatagacatatatatatatatattaatttactaatatttatttatttatttatttatttatttatttatttatttatttatttatttattataaatagaCATCAATTGTAGTTTCATTAGATAAGAAAATGGATGCATTAGCAATTTCAGGTTTTAAACCATTAcatccaaaaaataaaacagtttcaattgaaattggtagACAAGAAAAtgttcaaaaattaattgttgataataattggATTTCAAGTCAATCTAATGAAGGTATTTTATTCATTCATGGTTATGATCACGATTTAAAAGATGCTTTAAAAAGATTTGCTCAATTTTTAGCATTAGGTCATTTcccaaattatattaaacCATTGtgagtatttttttttttttttttttcaaaaaaaatataatagtaataataattttaaatattaattattttattatttttattttttatttttttcagtGTATTTAATTGGCCATCATCAACAAGTCCATTATTATATTGGTGTGCACATTCAGTTGCATCAGATAATGATAATCATAGAGATCTTCAAAAGTTTATTGAAAGTTTAGGACAAAGTGGTATTAGAAATTTACATATAATGTGTCATTCTATGGGAACACGTTTCTTTTTAAGATCAtttagtaaaattaaaaaagccTTTGCAAAAAGAAAACCAATTGTatatagtagtagtaataataataatagtaataataatgaaaattttaataataataataataataatgatataagtagtagtagtaatagtggaTTTGTTCAACAACCTGAACAAGATAAATCacttaaatatataaataaaatcaatttaaccaatttaatatttttaaatccagATTACGAAATCAatacatttaaaaatgattatgGTGAATTAAGAAATTATTGTCCAAGAATTACAGTTTATGCAGATCACAGAGATGAAGCAATTAAAATGGCATTTAGAATCACACAAAAGAGAAATCTTGGTAATAATATCTTTGGTAtcgttgatgatgatggtggtatGTTGGATGTTGATATCATCGATACTGGTGATTTGGATAGTAATATGTCTGAACGTCATCATTCTTTCTTTAACATCAACCGTCTCATGGTTGATGATCTACATGATTTAATTGTCACTGGTAAAAGAGCTATGGATAGAACTTCAAGATTAAAATCTGTTGGTGATGTCTTTAGATTCTCGATTTTACCTTCAactgttgttgtagtttagtagtaaaaaaaaaactaaaactaaacaaaaaaaaacaaataataaataacaaataataaataacaaaataaaaataaatatattaaataatttatattaattcttttattatttgttcaattggtaattttttagatttataaCCTTGTTGTCCAGACcataaatttgtaaattgattattattttctttttgagAGATTGATCTTAATGGTTTTGTTAGTtcattttgaattggatatggtggtattttaattgattgttgttgttcttgattattaaagttttccatgaattgatttttaatacCTCTTGCCCATCTACCAGAGAATGATCTAGTTAATGAAGTACTTGTATCGGTTGAATTGATGATTGCATCTTTCCATGAATCAATTGCACAACTTTCATTTGATGCTATGAAAAGACTACCAATTTGTACACCTGCAACACCCATTGAAATTAGTGAATCTATAgttgatttatttgttattgaaCCAGCTGCAATTATTGGTACTTTACAATTATCCAATAATGATGTTACTAATGGTAACAAAGCAATTTGTGGTAAACTATCAATTGATGTATTCATATCACCCTGAATGAATGATCCTCTATGTCCACCTGCTTCAATACCTTGTGCACATATAATATCAATACCATAATCTTCAAGCATTTTGGCCTCTTCTAAACATGTTGCAgtaccaattaaaattgaatcagaattaaatgattttatctTTACTATTGATTCTTTATCCATTATACCAAATGTAAAACTAATTATATCAATTCCTTCTTCTAATATTACACTAATTTGATCTTGATAATTGTACAACTTTAATTCATCTACATATTCtggtaaaaaattattattattattattattattattattattattaattttatttaaaatttctattggtaaaaagttattattattattattattattattattattattattattattattattattattattattattattattattattattattattattattattattattattattaatattatataagaAATCTTTCATTGTTTTATAATCATtttgatcttttttaattttatttatatcatttacaaataaattcaCAGAGaatcttttatttgttaatgattttgtttttcttatTAGTTCTCTTGTTTGTTGGCTTGATAACCCACCAATTGCTAATGATCCTAGTATACCAcaatttgatgattttgcTACCATTTCTGGTGTTGTTACTCCAAGCATTGGTGCTTGAATAATTGggtatttaatattaaataatttttttatcatttctatttaatggtttttattttttttattattttttttttattatttttttttttttttggtaataaaatttaaaaaaataaaaaaataaaaaaaaaataaatatattgataaaaacattaaaatttgacaaaaaaaaaaaaaaaaaaataaaaaaaaataaaaaaaaaaaaacatcacCTAATTAAATTcccaaaataatcaatatctaaaaaatcttgattattttatttgtttgtttttttttttttaaccttcAAATTtgacattaaaaaaaaaaatattatattccAATTCAgccaaatcaatttttttttttttgtaatcttttttttctttaaggTTCCCTATTGTCGTTCctcacaaataaaaaaacaataacaaaaataaatagaatttttatttaaaaaaaaaaattctgaaaaaatgaattcttttttttatattttatatggtTTTGTGTATTTCTGGGTGCTCTATTTCATATACCAAATTcatatcaaataaataaaaaaaaaaaaaaaattaaaaatgaaattaaaattaaaatgaaattaaaaatataattttctcAACCCAAAAAATATGTTGTAGGGAATTTTCCATAAAATTTCACTACAGTAGCGTagtgaattttattatttaatttcactaCAGTAGcgtagtgaaaaaaaaaaatcactgaccttaaatttttttttttttcaaaaaacaaataaagtttattaaattgaaattttattttttgttttaattattattttatttatttttattataattattgttaatttttttttttttttttttttttttttttttcaattttttttttttaaatttttttcaatttttatttgtttattaaattgtaattttattttttgttttaattattattttatttattattattgttaattttttttttttttcaatttttttttttttaatttatttttattaatttatttttaagtataaatttaaaagttatttaaataaaatagttttttcttctttagaTGAAATAccttttcatcattatcatcaacaacgacattttcaaatgaaagtttagaatatttttataattcaaattcaaatttaattttatttaattcaaattcaaatttaataccaaaatcaataacaaaattaaaatttgataaaagatttaatcaaataataaaattaaatcaaatatcaaataatgttaaatcaattatatttggtaaatattttaatagtttaattCAAGTGAATTcaacattatcattaaatttatcatcaattgaatttggtaaaaattttaattgtccttttaattttgaaacatTGGAAAATGTTAAAACCATTAAATTTGGTAACCTTTTTATGCAATCACTTGAAAATTGTCATTTTCCACCAAATTTAACATCGTTAACATTTggtaattcatttaatagtGAAATTCCAAGTGGTTACTTTTTAGATATACCATTGACGGTATTGGTATTTGGAAAGTTTTTCAATAGACCAATAGATGATAAAAGTTTACCATCAACTTTAACATCATTAGATTTAGGTTcatctaaatttttaaattttgaattttcaaataaattaccacAATTACAATCACTAATAATGGGTAAAGGATATAATGGAACTTTAAAAATAGGTGACTTACCAACAACTTTAAAACAACTTTCATTATGggataataattctaatcgTGATTCATTAAGTGATTTTGGAATTATTCCAAATGGTATTACATCTTTATCATTTGGTGATTcatttaatcaattaattgagaATAACATTTTACCagaaacaattacaaatttatcatttggtTTAAAgtttaataaaccaattaaaatcaatgttTTACCTAGTAATTTAACaagtttatcatttaattacCATTTTAATCAACCCCTTGAAAAAGGAGTTTTACCAAATTCATTAACTAGTTTATCTTTTGAAGGTgtatttaatcaaaatattcaaGTTGGTACACTTCCAAATAGTATAACTTATTTATCactttgttatttttatgatAAACCTTTTCCAATTGgttcattaccattatcattaaaacaattaaaaattcattccTCCAAATTTAATCAAGATCTCTCTTCCTCTTTTGATGATTATTTCACTTGTTCTTTAGAAACAATTTACATTagtaaaaattcaaatcttattaatattttaaattcaaacttttttagtaaatttattaaattttataatattaattaaactttaaaacaattaataataaaaataaaaataaaaatataaatataaataaaaattatacctttattttttaaaaaaaaaaaaaaaaaagttataaacaaataaaagcATCCATTGATAACAGCATACAAGTTGTTTCAGTtgctaattttaaaattgatttctttaaatttaataattcccaacttttaaatttcatatcttgaattatattttgatttgtGTCCATACTAATACTACaattatataaatcaaattctttattacATCTATCACttgtattgttattaatatttacacCATAATAtctaaaatcattatcactatgaatttggattaatttaataatatgttTTTGACAATCATAACCACCATTCTCTAATAAAGTAATTGGTAttgttaataatgattctgACCATGATTTAATtgccatcatcatcattgttgttgttgtcgctgatttaaaatgtttaaattgattaaataaatataattcagTTGAGCCACCACTTGGAACTATTCTTGGATCTTTTAAACAACCACCAACAATATGAATAGAATCTCTTAAACATTGTGCAGTTTCATCACACATTTCTTTACTTCCACCTCTAACTAAAATTGTAACAGTACTTGAGTTTTTACAATCAGAGAATTCAATATACCTTGAACTACTATCATTACCCATTaccaattctttaatttgtcCAACATAACCTATAAATTGAtcactaatattattattattattattattattattattattattattattattattattattattattattattattattattattattattattattattcaataataataatgaatctaaatcatttataatatttgcaccagaagaaattgaaattctTTCTAAATCATCACCTCCAACCCAACTAATTGCAGAAATACCAAATTGGTAAAGGAATTGATTGATTTCTTGATCAATACCCCATTGACATACAACACATTTTAAACCTTTAATTAACTTTATTgcatctttaattgattgataataatttgattttatttcaatgaattgatttaattgatcgATTGAGTTTATTGAAATGttgaaatttgtttttggttttggGAATTCTAATGGAAATGATAATACTATTATGCTTGCATTATCTATTGTTTTTGGCATATTTTCATGTGAAAAGAATCTCTTTATTAAACAACCTTTAATTAATCTACAATCTTCTAATGTTGATCCTTGAATTGTAATAACTTTAATCCTTTTCAACTCAACTCTCTTATAGAAtgaataaatcaatttaacagattcaattgataatttagaCAACTCCTCTTTAtaaaatgatattgattttgataataatgagcTTTCTGTAACTTTTTctaatgaaatttcattattattttcactattattattattattattattattattattattattattattattattattattattattattattattattattattattattattattattattattattattattattattatttatatttacatttaaataatagttattatttaataattttaatgcaTGGTTTAGTGAATTTTGAAATGCATTGGAAACTATGTGTGGAGGTATacctttttcaaaaattaattttaatgcaCTTGAACAAAATGAACCAATTAATACTAATACTGAGGTTGTACCATCTCCATATAATCTTTCTTGAGTTTTACAACAAtctattaataattctaCAACTGTTTGAAATCTTTTtctattaattgatgatgattttgagaaatttttattgttattattattattattattattattgtatttgttattattgttatgaTGTGAACtttctaaattaataatattattatcttgatcatcttcatcatcttcatcatcaaattttgaagattttgataaatatttgataattgaatAACCATCATTCGTAACTATTATGTTACCATTCTCATCAACTATTAATTTATCACCACTTTTTGGGCCAAGTgatgtttttataaaatttgataTCTCCACTACAATCTCAAggcaaaattttaaatcatttgaccCTAAAACAGATTTATGCTGCTCTCCAGATTGCAATCTATCTGTATCCAATCCGAAGAAATCCATTagactgaaaaaaaaaaaaaaaaaaaaattaaaaaaaaaaaaaaaaaaaaagttttaatttcaaaaaaaatttatgtggaaactaaaaaaaaaaaagttacaaagagagaaaataaataaaaataaaaaataaaaaggcaaaaatatttttcataaattattttagaattaaaaaaaaaaattgatgatgGGATAggtgaaagaaaaaaaatccaaaaaaaaatgacagataaaacaattgataaatctGTTATTATGCCAAGAATATACCAATATACCCTATAGGGTTTAGTTTGACTTTGGGTGGCCAATGTAATATGAATCTTCTCTGATAGAATCAATAAATACTGAGAATGAAGAATTAGATGGTGATATAGATTATGGCTTTATTGGTGAACAATGAAcgtt comes from Dictyostelium discoideum AX4 chromosome 2 chromosome, whole genome shotgun sequence and encodes:
- a CDS encoding hypothetical protein (Similar to Dictyostelium discoideum (Slime mold). hypothetical 97.7 kDa protein): MFLEYFYNSNSNLILFNSNSNLIPKSITKLKFDKRFNQIIKLNQISNNVKSIIFGKYFNSLIQVNSTLSLNLSSIEFGKNFNCPFNFETLENVKTIKFGNLFMQSLENCHFPPNLTSLTFGNSFNSEIPSGYFLDIPLTVLVFGKFFNRPIDDKSLPSTLTSLDLGSSKFLNFEFSNKLPQLQSLIMGKGYNGTLKIGDLPTTLKQLSLWDNNSNRDSLSDFGIIPNGITSLSFGDSFNQLIENNILPETITNLSFGLKFNKPIKINVLPSNLTSLSFNYHFNQPLEKGVLPNSLTSLSFEGVFNQNIQVGTLPNSITYLSLCYFYDKPFPIGSLPLSLKQLKIHSSKFNQDLSSSFDDYFTCSLETIYISKNSNLINILNSNFFSKFIKFYNIN
- a CDS encoding hypothetical protein (HYPOTHETICAL 38.7 KDA PROTEIN); translated protein: MIKKLFNIKYPIIQAPMLGVTTPEMVAKSSNCGILGSLAIGGLSSQQTRELIRKTKSLTNKRFSVNLFVNDINKIKKDQNDYKTMKDFLYNINNNNNNNNNNNNNNNNNNNNNNNNNNNNNNNNNNNNFLPIEILNKINNNNNNNNNNNNFLPEYVDELKLYNYQDQISVILEEGIDIISFTFGIMDKESIVKIKSFNSDSILIGTATCLEEAKMLEDYGIDIICAQGIEAGGHRGSFIQGDMNTSIDSLPQIALLPLVTSLLDNCKVPIIAAGSITNKSTIDSLISMGVAGVQIGSLFIASNESCAIDSWKDAIINSTDTSTSLTRSFSGRWARGIKNQFMENFNNQEQQQSIKIPPYPIQNELTKPLRSISQKENNNQFTNLWSGQQGYKSKKLPIEQIIKELI